The segment GAGGCACTGGTCGATGCCGGCGTGCGAGAGCTACTGGTGATCTCGCAGGACACCAGCGCCTACGGCGTTGACGTGAAGTACCGTACGGGCTTTCACGGCGGGCGGCCGCTGCGCACGCACCTGACCACGCTGGCGCGGGCTCTGGGTGAATTGGGCGTCTGGGTGCGCCTGCATTACGTCTACCCCTACCCGCACGTGGACGAACTGATCCCGTTGATGGCTGACGGCCTGCTGTTGCCCTATCTGGATATTCCGTTCCAGCATGCCAGCCCGCGCATCCTGAAGGCCATGCGCCGCCCGGCGCAGGTGGAAAATACCCTCGGCCGAATCGCCGCCTGGCGCGAGATTTGCCCGGATCTGACGCTGCGCAGCACCTTCATCGTGGGTTTTCCCGGTGAAACCGAGGCCGAGTTCGAGTCCTTGCTGGAGTTTCTGGACGAGGCGCAGCTCGACCGTGTCGGCTGCTTTGCCTACTCGCCAGTGGCCGGTGCCGCCGCCAACGCCTTGCCCGGCGCGGTGCCCGACCCGGTCAGGCAGGAACGCCTGGCCCGTTTCATGCAGCATCAGGCGCAGATCAGCGCCGAGCGGCTGCAGGCCAAGGTTGGCCGCACCATCGAGGTGCTGGTGGATGAAGTCGGCGATGACGGAGTGATCGCACGCAGCTTTGCCGATGCCCCGCAGATCGACGGCGTGGTGTACCTGAGTGACGCTGATGGCGTGGCCGTGGGTGACTTGTTACTGGTGGAAGTGGACGAGGCCGATGCGCACGATCTTTACGCCGTGCCGCTGCTGGGCTAGGCGGCTTACTTATAATCGGCGCGTCACCGCGCCACCTGTGGGGAATTTATGCGCCTATTCGGTAAATCGCTGGAACTGCCCGCGCCCGGAAAGGCGCTGCCCGGGCGCGCGACCTCGATCCCGGTAGCGGCGCGGCATTTTGTCAGCGGCGAAGCGTTACAGGGGCCGTTCGCGGCGGGCCTGCAGCAGGCGGTGTTCGGGTTGGGCTGTTTCTGGGGTGCCGAACGGCGCTTCTGGCAGATCGACGGCGTGGTTACCACCGCGGTTGGCTACGCGGGCGGGCA is part of the Immundisolibacter sp. genome and harbors:
- the rimO gene encoding 30S ribosomal protein S12 methylthiotransferase RimO; protein product: MTQPTIGFVSLGCPKALVDSERILTELRTNGYALSDSYAGADLVVVNTCGFIDEAKAESLDAIGEALAQNGKVIVTGCLGANAQDILDAHPGVLAVTGPHAYAQVVTAIQHHLPPPTREAHDPYRDLLPPQGLRLTPPHYAYLKISEGCNHRCSFCIIPSMRGDLVSRPIGEVLSEAEALVDAGVRELLVISQDTSAYGVDVKYRTGFHGGRPLRTHLTTLARALGELGVWVRLHYVYPYPHVDELIPLMADGLLLPYLDIPFQHASPRILKAMRRPAQVENTLGRIAAWREICPDLTLRSTFIVGFPGETEAEFESLLEFLDEAQLDRVGCFAYSPVAGAAANALPGAVPDPVRQERLARFMQHQAQISAERLQAKVGRTIEVLVDEVGDDGVIARSFADAPQIDGVVYLSDADGVAVGDLLLVEVDEADAHDLYAVPLLG